The genomic window TATAGATTTGTTTGAAGACGTGCCTACAAGTGCAACATCAAATGAAGCCAAAAAAACAAATATCGCAGAATTCTCGCAATCAGTGTTTGACGGATGGGTTGATCATTTAAGAGGGTTAACTGCGGATGAGAATTTCCTAAGATATTTCAATCTGTCTGTTCAGAACAAAAGTATTATCGATAACTTTATCAGTGAGATGATAACTGCTGCAGTGCGTCTTAAACTACTTGAAAAGTTGAGTGATACTTTCTATGAGACCGAAAGAGCTGGACATAAACGTGAGCAACTGGCCTCTCGTCAAGTGATTAATGCATACACCCATATAGCGGATTTCATTTCGTGGTTGGGATTCGGTGACATTGCCATAGAAGATAGACCTTTGAGCAAAATTAGACCTAGTAAGTCTTTGTTTGAGCCCCCTGTTTTCGAGACCACGCCAAATAATGACAAGATTCCGCTTTTGTCAGAAACACCTGAAAAATTTACGATGATTTATCTTATGGATTGGTTTACTGCATTGGCTGAGATTACTGTTGGCAATGCTGGACATAAGGTCGATCGTGAGATTTCTCCAGCGATGAACACTTTGCTGGGTGAGATTCTTAATCAGTTTGAAGCTGCACGAATTGAAGATGCAGTAGAGGTATAAAGAGGAAAACTGTGGCATTTATAGCATCACTAAAAGATAACAAACCAGGCTATGCCGATTTTGAAATTAAACGCTGGTCAGGACCTACTGACTGTCCGCTTGAATTTACAATTAAGCGCAATCAGGACGAAAAATTTCTAGCAGGTCATGATGAATGGAAGATAGAACCTGTTTGGCATACTTTGGGCTATTCTGAATTTAATAACATTTTAGTTGGTACTTTTGAGCCTTGGGTAACTGATAGTCTTATTCATACTGGTGGTCAATCCCAGTTCCTTATGTCTCTTAGAGATTCAGGTGAATCATTTAAGGATCATGGTGTCGTTAGGATGTCTAATAGTATATTAGCTTCTACGGCGGCAGGGACATTAAATAGGTCAGAGCTTCACAATCCTACTCCTGTATCACCTCAAATGCCTGAACCAGAGCCCTACATTGAGCCAGAGCCAGATCCAGAGCCTGAGCCTGAGGCAGTATATGAGCCTGAGGCAGTTCAAGCACCCGAATTTATTGAGCCTCAAACATTAGATAATCCAAACGAGGGATTTATTGAAGAACCTCAAACTAATTACGCAAATGCCAATTTTCCGACTATAGAAGATGATAGTAATAAAAGAAAAACTAGTCCGATAGTTTGGATAATTTTGTTACTGCTAGTCTTATTATTAATTGCTGGAGCTGTTTGGTGGTTTTTTTTCAAAGATCAGAAAAAAGCTACCCCAACTCCAGCACCTACTCCGACACCTAAGCCTGCCCCTACACCGAAACCTGTACCGAAACCTACACCGAAGCCTGCTCCAGCTCCTGCTCCAGCTCCTGCTCCAGCTCCAGCACCAGCACCAGCACCAGCACCAGCTCCTGCTCCTGTTGTGGCTGAATCTCCATGTTCGGTTAAAAGTGGATCAGACGTTATGACATTTATCCAGGCATGTCTTAAAACCAATCCTGATACGGATCAGATTTTAAAAATTATTTCTGAAGCTAAAAATGCTAAAGAATGTGATTTGGCACGAAGACTATATGCTAACAAAGCTCAAAGCGGAAACAGTGTTATCGCATTTGCATATGCTAAAGAATATGACCCCGCATCATCCGTTAAGGATGGATGCTTCAAGGAAGATAAAGCAACAGCTATATATTGGTATGAAACAGGTTTACTAGATGATCCAAATAATGCTGAAGCTAAAACTCGACTGCAGGAGTTACAAAAATGAAAAAGATTTTAATCGCAATGATTATTTCCACCTTGGGAGCGACTTTCGCTCAGGCAGCTGAACCCCTACTTCAAGATGGCAAAAAAACTCTTTATCAAAGGGTGCTTTCTACACCAGAGTGCTCTATTACACAAACCATTGGGCAAAAAGGTAAGCCAGTCCCTGCATTTTCTCGCTACTATATTTACGAAAAAAAATCTGAAAATGGTGCCGAATGGCTTAATGTAGGAGCTGACCCATACGGTAAAACTCTTGGGTGGTTAGAGGAATCTTGCACTATCCCATGGAATCTGCAGATGACTCTTACATTTACAAACACTGCTAATCGTGACAGATTACTATTTTTCAAAAACAAAGAGGATCTTGAGGCGGTAATGTCCGCAGCAAAACCTGCAGATGAATATGCAAATATTAAGAAAAATCTTGATACTGATGGCAAATCCGAGAAAATTATTTCCATAGAACCAAAAGAACCAGTAGATTTCCAAAAAAACTTCTATCTTTTGCCTATTTTGCAAGGTGAAGAAGTTATGAACAATGATGGTTTCTATCAAAGGGTTTTAGAGGTCGCTTCTGTAAGTAAAAAAGAAGAAAAACCTAAAGAGCCTGAGCCTAAACCCGATCCGAAGGCACAACCCTCTAAATTAACAGAATTTAAGGCCGCCGTAGTTTTTGTTATCGACTCAACAATATCTATGGACCCATATATTAATAAAACACGCGAAGCTGTTCGTGAACTTTATAAACAAATAGAAAAGGATGATTTGCTAGATCAAGTCAAATTTGGACTAGTCGCATTTAGATCAAGTACTGAAGCTGTTCCAGATCTAGAGTACACATCAAAAATGTACGTGAATCCTAACGAAGTTAAGGATGGCAAAGACTTTATGGATAAAGTAGCCTCCTTAAAACAAGCAAAAGTATCCAGCAAAGAATTTAACGAAGATTCATATGCAGGTATAAATCAGGCTTTAAATGATATAAATTGGAATGACTTTGGGGCTAGGTATATAGTTTTGATTACTGATGCAGGTGCTATTGATGGCAATAACCCCCTCTCTTCTACAGGCTTTGGTGCACAGCAACTTCGCCAAGAAGCTCAACATAAAGGAGTCGCAATTTATACACTTCATCTTAAGACACAAGCCGGATCTAAAAACCATCAAGAAGCAGAATCTCAATATAACGAACTTTCATTTAACGACTATTTGAATAAATCGCTTTACTATCCTGTAAATGCAGGTGATGTAAACGAGTTTTCGCAAAAAGTCTCTCTTCTTTCAAAAGCACTTTCAGAACAAGTTAAGTTAGCCTACACTGGTGAAATGTCAGCTGGAAGCTCCATGTCATCTGAGTCTAAAAATACAACTAAGCCTGAAGAAGCTAGCGAAGAAGATAAAATGGTTGAAGATTCTGCCTTATTAGGTAAGGCGATGAGACTGGCTTATTTGGGACGTACAAACAATCAAAAAGCCCCTTCGTTTTTCAAAGCTTGGATTAGTGATAGAGATTTTTCAAAACCAGATATTCCTACAGCTGAGGTTCGTGTATTGCTAAGCAAAGAGCAACTGAGTGACCTAAGTGAAGTAGTTAAAAAAATATCTGATGCTGCTACCCAAGGATTACTGGCTCCTGATGATATGTTCAAACAGCTTAGATCAGTTGCAGCTGCGATGGGACAAGATCCAGAAAAAATCAAAGAAGGTATTACAACAAAAATCGCTGATTTAGGACTTTTAGGTGAGTATCTTGACGGACTTCCTTATAAAAGCCAAATTTCCAACATAGATGAAGAAACTTGGAAAAATATGGGTAGCCTTCAACAAGAAAAATTCATAATGGATTTACAAAAAAAACTAAGGCTTTACGCTAAGTACAATGAGGATTCGAGTCGATGGATTCCACTTAACCCTGATAGCGATCCAAAAGATCATGTATATCCAGTGTTACTGGAAGCATTGCCATAATTAAATGCTTGAAATAAATAAGCTTGAAGTTACTAGGGGTGAGGGTTCCCAATCATTTTTAATTGAGCTCCCTTATTTTTCTGTAAATAATGGAGATGTCGTTACTCTGTGTGGTCAGAGCGGATGTG from Taylorella equigenitalis ATCC 35865 includes these protein-coding regions:
- a CDS encoding vWA domain-containing protein, translating into MKKILIAMIISTLGATFAQAAEPLLQDGKKTLYQRVLSTPECSITQTIGQKGKPVPAFSRYYIYEKKSENGAEWLNVGADPYGKTLGWLEESCTIPWNLQMTLTFTNTANRDRLLFFKNKEDLEAVMSAAKPADEYANIKKNLDTDGKSEKIISIEPKEPVDFQKNFYLLPILQGEEVMNNDGFYQRVLEVASVSKKEEKPKEPEPKPDPKAQPSKLTEFKAAVVFVIDSTISMDPYINKTREAVRELYKQIEKDDLLDQVKFGLVAFRSSTEAVPDLEYTSKMYVNPNEVKDGKDFMDKVASLKQAKVSSKEFNEDSYAGINQALNDINWNDFGARYIVLITDAGAIDGNNPLSSTGFGAQQLRQEAQHKGVAIYTLHLKTQAGSKNHQEAESQYNELSFNDYLNKSLYYPVNAGDVNEFSQKVSLLSKALSEQVKLAYTGEMSAGSSMSSESKNTTKPEEASEEDKMVEDSALLGKAMRLAYLGRTNNQKAPSFFKAWISDRDFSKPDIPTAEVRVLLSKEQLSDLSEVVKKISDAATQGLLAPDDMFKQLRSVAAAMGQDPEKIKEGITTKIADLGLLGEYLDGLPYKSQISNIDEETWKNMGSLQQEKFIMDLQKKLRLYAKYNEDSSRWIPLNPDSDPKDHVYPVLLEALP